A genome region from Astyanax mexicanus isolate ESR-SI-001 chromosome 19, AstMex3_surface, whole genome shotgun sequence includes the following:
- the syngr1a gene encoding synaptogyrin-1a isoform X1, whose protein sequence is MDQAYGAGKAGGAFDPLAFFQQPQTILRLVCWIFSIVILGCIANEGYVNRPDEVEEYCIFNRNQNACNYGVAMGSLAFLSCAAFLALDVYFPQISGVKDRKKAVLADIGLSAFWSFIWFVGFCFLTNQWQVAKPEDNPLKEGADAARAAITFSFFSIFTWAGLAFLGFQRYKLGASSSLFSQDYADPNQDPSAAPAAASEYTGYTGDTEIPANMDSSYYDSAGYQNQDY, encoded by the exons ATGGATCAGGCGTACGGAGCGGGCAAGGCTGGAGGAGCCTTCGACCCGCTGGCCTTCTTCCAGCAGCCGCAGACCATCCTGCGCCTCGTGTGCTGG ATCTTTTCCATCGTGATCTTGGGCTGCATAGCTAATGAAGGTTATGTGAACCGGCCAGACGAGGTGGAAGAATACTGCATCTTCAACCGCAACCAGAATGCCTGTAACTACGGTGTGGCTATGGGCTCGCTGGCTTTCCTCAGCTGCGCAGCATTCCTGGCCCTCGATGTCTACTTCCCACAGATCAGCGGAGTCAAAGACCGCAAGAAAGCTGTCCTCGCTGACATCGGCCTCTCAG CATTCTGGTCTTTCATATGGTTTGTCGGGTTCTGCTTCTTGACAAACCAGTGGCAGGTGGCCAAACCAGAAGATAACCCCTTAAAAGAAGGTGCAGATGCAGCAAGAGCAGCCATCaccttctctttcttctccatCTTCACCTGG GCTGGTCTGGCTTTCCTGGGCTTCCAGAGGTACAAACTCGGAGCAAGCTCCAGCCTCTTCTCCCAGGACTACGCTGACCCAAACCAGGACCCGTCAGCGGCGCCCGCTGCTGCCTCAGAGTACACAGGCTATACTGGGGATACAGAGATACCAGCCAATATGGATTCCTCTTATTATGACTCTGCTGGATACCAGAACCAGGACTACTAA
- the syngr1a gene encoding synaptogyrin-1a isoform X2 translates to MDQAYGAGKAGGAFDPLAFFQQPQTILRLVCWIFSIVILGCIANEGYVNRPDEVEEYCIFNRNQNACNYGVAMGSLAFLSCAAFLALDVYFPQISGVKDRKKAVLADIGLSAFWSFIWFVGFCFLTNQWQVAKPEDNPLKEGADAARAAITFSFFSIFTWGALTFLALERLKRVSFEEEYDKLFTPQTPPPFV, encoded by the exons ATGGATCAGGCGTACGGAGCGGGCAAGGCTGGAGGAGCCTTCGACCCGCTGGCCTTCTTCCAGCAGCCGCAGACCATCCTGCGCCTCGTGTGCTGG ATCTTTTCCATCGTGATCTTGGGCTGCATAGCTAATGAAGGTTATGTGAACCGGCCAGACGAGGTGGAAGAATACTGCATCTTCAACCGCAACCAGAATGCCTGTAACTACGGTGTGGCTATGGGCTCGCTGGCTTTCCTCAGCTGCGCAGCATTCCTGGCCCTCGATGTCTACTTCCCACAGATCAGCGGAGTCAAAGACCGCAAGAAAGCTGTCCTCGCTGACATCGGCCTCTCAG CATTCTGGTCTTTCATATGGTTTGTCGGGTTCTGCTTCTTGACAAACCAGTGGCAGGTGGCCAAACCAGAAGATAACCCCTTAAAAGAAGGTGCAGATGCAGCAAGAGCAGCCATCaccttctctttcttctccatCTTCACCTGG gGAGCTCTAACTTTTCTGGCTCTGGAGCGTCTAAAGCGAGTATCGTTTGAAGAGGAGTACGACAAACTCTTCACCCCTCAAACTCCTCCCCCTTTTGTTTAA